In Asanoa sp. WMMD1127, one genomic interval encodes:
- a CDS encoding SDR family NAD(P)-dependent oxidoreductase: MTAGYAYRRALVTGASDGLGEHFARELARRGADLVLVSRRADELERVAAAVRADHGVRVDTLAADLTEPAGLALVEERLAADGEPIELLVNNAGVFGGITPLGGRDLAELDHGVRLNVLAVVRLTRAALPGMVRRRHGGVLNLSSVAGFMTPPGGAAYSAAKAFVISFTRTAALEVSGLGVHLTALCPGSVRAGAMKDARTRLGPVLEPERVVREGLDAVGAGRVLHVPGLEYRLRVFLARRAPEPVVKWLFHRGWGGRNAVALAQRVETSGVNR, encoded by the coding sequence ATGACGGCGGGGTACGCGTACCGGCGGGCGCTGGTCACCGGCGCCTCCGACGGCCTGGGCGAGCACTTCGCCCGCGAGCTGGCCCGGCGCGGCGCCGACCTGGTGCTGGTCTCCCGCCGCGCCGACGAGCTGGAGCGGGTCGCGGCCGCGGTCCGGGCCGACCACGGCGTCCGGGTCGACACCCTCGCCGCCGACCTGACCGAGCCCGCCGGGCTGGCGCTGGTGGAGGAGCGGCTGGCCGCCGACGGCGAGCCGATCGAGCTGCTCGTCAACAACGCCGGCGTGTTCGGCGGCATCACGCCCCTGGGCGGGCGCGACCTCGCGGAGCTCGACCACGGCGTGCGCCTCAACGTGCTCGCCGTGGTCCGGCTGACCCGGGCGGCCCTGCCCGGCATGGTCCGCCGCCGCCACGGCGGGGTGCTCAACCTGTCGTCGGTCGCCGGGTTCATGACGCCGCCCGGTGGCGCCGCCTACAGCGCGGCCAAGGCGTTCGTCATCTCGTTCACCCGCACGGCGGCGCTCGAGGTCAGCGGTCTCGGCGTGCACCTGACCGCGCTGTGCCCCGGCTCGGTGCGGGCGGGCGCGATGAAGGACGCGCGGACCCGCCTCGGCCCGGTGCTCGAGCCGGAGCGGGTCGTGCGGGAAGGGCTCGACGCGGTCGGCGCGGGCCGGGTCCTCCACGTGCCGGGTCTCGAGTACCGGTTGCGGGTGTTCCTGGCCCGCCGGGCGCCCGAGCCGGTCGTCAAGTGGCTGTTCCATCGGGGCTGGGGCGGGCGCAACGCCGTCGCCCTGGCGCAGCGGGTCGAAACGAGCGGGGTGAACCGATGA
- a CDS encoding nucleotide disphospho-sugar-binding domain-containing protein, translating into MRVLICSWAASSHYFSMVMLGWALRGAGHEVRVASPPGAEQAVLRSGLPLVVTGPKPDLSTAWKGFTPIPDGSGDRAAHEQARGERAAQMFVIGAETMAAELLHFGRSWRPDLIVFEPRVYAALLLAQELDVPTVRVLPGPDYTFLRLEPEWPVLGPLWERWGLGETSPHGDLTVDPCPPTLQVPTDTDRYGTRFVPYAGPAVLPRTPAPPADRPRVFLTVGSLIGKVAGHMAHAQRAIDELTALDIELVLGIFSDQRELLGDLPPSVRLAEDTPLHLLLPEIDLIVHQGGAGTALTTVACGVPQLTLPSVGDCFLNGQRVADAGAGRTVPWLDMRPGDLRALVAEMLAEPSYRAAAARLRAENESQPPPSTVVPVLEKLAAARRTAAVAA; encoded by the coding sequence ATGCGCGTCCTGATCTGCAGCTGGGCGGCGTCCTCGCACTACTTCTCGATGGTGATGCTCGGCTGGGCGCTGCGCGGCGCCGGCCACGAGGTGCGGGTGGCCAGCCCGCCCGGCGCCGAGCAGGCCGTGCTCCGCTCCGGCCTGCCGCTGGTGGTCACCGGCCCCAAGCCGGACCTCAGCACGGCCTGGAAGGGCTTCACGCCGATCCCCGACGGCAGCGGCGACCGGGCGGCGCACGAGCAGGCCCGGGGCGAGCGGGCCGCCCAGATGTTCGTGATCGGCGCCGAGACGATGGCCGCCGAACTGCTCCACTTCGGACGGTCGTGGCGGCCGGATCTGATCGTCTTCGAGCCACGGGTGTACGCCGCCCTGCTGCTCGCCCAGGAGCTCGACGTCCCGACGGTCCGGGTGCTGCCGGGGCCGGACTACACCTTCCTGCGGCTGGAGCCCGAGTGGCCGGTGCTCGGTCCACTGTGGGAGCGCTGGGGCCTCGGCGAGACCAGCCCGCACGGCGACCTCACCGTCGACCCCTGCCCGCCCACGCTCCAGGTGCCGACGGACACCGACCGCTACGGCACCCGCTTCGTGCCCTACGCCGGTCCGGCCGTCCTGCCGCGCACGCCCGCGCCACCGGCCGACCGACCGCGGGTGTTCCTCACCGTGGGCAGCCTGATCGGCAAGGTCGCCGGGCACATGGCCCACGCCCAGCGGGCCATCGACGAGCTCACCGCGCTCGACATCGAGCTCGTGCTCGGCATCTTCAGCGACCAGCGCGAGCTGCTCGGCGATCTGCCGCCGTCGGTGCGGCTGGCCGAGGACACCCCGCTGCACCTGCTGCTGCCGGAGATCGACCTGATCGTCCACCAGGGCGGCGCGGGCACCGCGCTCACCACCGTCGCATGTGGAGTGCCGCAGCTGACGCTGCCGTCGGTGGGTGACTGCTTCCTCAACGGGCAGCGGGTGGCCGACGCCGGCGCCGGGCGGACCGTGCCCTGGCTCGACATGCGGCCGGGCGACCTGCGCGCGCTCGTCGCGGAGATGCTCGCCGAGCCGAGCTACCGCGCCGCCGCCGCACGGCTGAGGGCCGAGAACGAGAGCCAGCCGCCGCCGAGCACCGTCGTGCCCGTGCTGGAGAAGCTGGCCGCGGCGCGCCGGACCGCGGCGGTGGCGGCATGA
- a CDS encoding cytochrome P450: protein MTEVLDEAVSILGFDPFDPAFRADPYPTYDRLRAAGPLWRTPGQLLLATSHRVCSQIFKDSRFGHHTDAPSPVPFRRGPQTGGARWFVVLDPPDHTRLRRLVTKAFTPRLIAGLRPRIAELAETLLDEAVAAREVDLIGVWAYPLSLTVITEMLGVPVADRELMKRWSATIARAIDPDFVQTGAEKAEQGRTFVAIKDYFAALVAERRTRPTDDLLGQLVKIEEQGDRLTLDELVATCILLLFAGHETVVDLLGNATVALSSRPEQARWLAAHPEAAPTAVDELLRFDPPVQALMRTALVDCELEGVPVRRGDMVMLLMAAANRDPAAFPEPDRLDLRRDGERHLSFGAGIHYCVGAALGRLEGSVALTTLLRRAPDLALTGEPLRHRDNLMARGLTRLPVRLR, encoded by the coding sequence GTGACCGAGGTGCTCGACGAGGCCGTCTCGATACTCGGGTTCGACCCCTTCGATCCGGCGTTCCGCGCCGACCCGTACCCGACCTACGACCGGCTGCGCGCCGCCGGCCCGCTCTGGCGTACGCCCGGGCAGTTGCTCCTGGCCACCTCTCACCGCGTCTGCTCGCAGATCTTCAAGGACTCCCGCTTCGGCCACCACACCGACGCGCCGAGCCCGGTGCCGTTCCGGCGAGGGCCGCAGACCGGCGGCGCGCGCTGGTTCGTCGTGCTCGACCCGCCCGACCACACGCGGCTGCGGCGGCTCGTCACCAAGGCGTTCACCCCGCGGCTCATCGCCGGGCTGCGGCCCCGGATCGCCGAGCTGGCCGAGACGCTACTCGACGAGGCGGTGGCCGCGCGCGAGGTGGACCTGATCGGTGTCTGGGCCTACCCGCTCTCGTTGACGGTGATCACCGAGATGCTCGGGGTGCCGGTCGCCGACCGTGAGCTGATGAAGCGGTGGTCCGCGACGATCGCCCGGGCCATCGATCCGGACTTCGTGCAGACCGGTGCCGAGAAGGCGGAGCAGGGCCGCACGTTCGTGGCCATCAAGGACTACTTCGCGGCGCTCGTCGCCGAGCGGCGGACCCGGCCGACCGACGACCTGCTCGGCCAGCTCGTGAAGATCGAGGAGCAGGGTGACCGGCTGACCCTCGACGAGCTGGTCGCCACCTGCATCCTGCTGCTGTTCGCGGGGCACGAGACGGTGGTCGACCTGCTCGGCAACGCGACCGTCGCGCTGTCGAGCCGGCCGGAGCAGGCACGCTGGCTGGCCGCCCACCCGGAGGCGGCGCCGACCGCGGTCGACGAGCTGCTCCGCTTCGACCCGCCGGTGCAGGCGCTGATGCGTACCGCCCTGGTCGACTGCGAGCTCGAGGGCGTGCCGGTCCGGCGGGGCGACATGGTGATGCTGCTGATGGCGGCGGCCAACCGCGACCCGGCCGCGTTTCCGGAGCCCGATCGGCTCGACCTGCGCCGCGACGGCGAGCGGCACCTGTCGTTCGGCGCCGGCATCCACTACTGCGTCGGTGCCGCGCTGGGCCGGCTCGAAGGCTCCGTGGCCCTGACCACGCTGCTGCGCCGGGCGCCCGACCTGGCGCTCACCGGCGAGCCGCTGCGCCACCGGGACAACCTGATGGCGCGCGGCCTGACCCGCCTGCCCGTCCGACTGCGCTGA
- a CDS encoding PIG-L deacetylase family protein, translated as MSAPGKQRILAVFAHPDDAELSCFGTLAALCDAGHDVHVVTLTNGANSVSPHSADRTREAIASAALVGVELTVGAHLDGAIALTGSTYAFVRAHLTRIRPDVVVTHYTNPTFLDDHQDHQVTGRIALTLAKRDAAVRLILQAEPPVVISAFQPDVYIDITESMPKKLAALAQYQSESMKPYMEEDFVQARARFWGLQAKLFDTDPDSYYEAFQLVRARYSDPTRLFPL; from the coding sequence ATGAGCGCACCGGGCAAGCAACGGATCCTGGCCGTCTTCGCGCATCCGGACGACGCCGAGCTGTCGTGCTTCGGCACGCTTGCGGCCCTCTGCGACGCCGGCCACGACGTGCACGTCGTCACGCTCACCAACGGCGCCAACAGCGTCTCGCCGCACTCGGCCGACCGCACCCGCGAGGCGATCGCGTCCGCGGCGCTGGTCGGCGTCGAGCTCACCGTCGGCGCGCACCTCGACGGCGCGATCGCCCTGACCGGCTCGACGTACGCCTTCGTCCGGGCCCACCTGACGCGGATCCGCCCGGACGTGGTGGTCACGCACTACACCAACCCCACGTTCCTCGACGACCACCAGGACCACCAGGTCACCGGCCGGATCGCGCTGACGCTGGCGAAGCGCGACGCCGCCGTGCGGCTGATCCTCCAGGCCGAGCCGCCGGTGGTGATCTCCGCGTTCCAGCCGGACGTCTACATCGACATCACGGAGTCGATGCCCAAGAAGCTGGCGGCCCTGGCGCAGTACCAGTCGGAGTCGATGAAGCCCTACATGGAAGAGGACTTCGTGCAGGCCCGGGCCCGTTTCTGGGGGCTGCAGGCGAAGCTCTTCGACACCGACCCCGACAGCTATTACGAGGCATTCCAGCTGGTCCGGGCCCGCTACAGCGACCCGACCCGGCTGTTCCCGCTCTGA
- a CDS encoding bifunctional UDP-N-acetylglucosamine diphosphorylase/glucosamine-1-phosphate N-acetyltransferase GlmU codes for MRDDEGARVVLPGGGPSELLGRALAGVPAEAHVWAVAQRVTPGPGRTLLLAGDAPLLTVDTVDTLVRRHRELGTPATVLVGEPDDAGGDWLAAHCATRSRGVVVAAVLEGPTVDHRLDRLVERLAAAGHVVSRVTAADWRDTVRITDAASHSWAAQLLRDRIVRRWMLDGVLVVDPASTWIDATVTLEAGAVIEPRTRLAGHTTVAAGAWLGPDVSLLDTTVGAAARVRTAVCEGTEIGPDAEVGPYTYLRVGTRLGPRTGAGCFVEMKGTVVGAGTMVPHFACLIDGDVGERCNIAAFTGLANFDGVRKQRAVIGDDVLVASGTAVMAPARLGDGSVTAAGTVVTKDVPPGALAIARVSQVNVDGWVEARMPGTRYAQAARRAQGTNGKSVE; via the coding sequence ATGCGGGACGACGAGGGCGCGCGGGTGGTCCTGCCCGGCGGTGGGCCCAGCGAACTGCTCGGCCGGGCGCTGGCCGGAGTCCCGGCCGAGGCGCACGTTTGGGCCGTCGCGCAGCGCGTGACCCCAGGCCCCGGCCGGACGCTCCTGCTGGCCGGCGACGCCCCGCTGCTGACGGTGGACACTGTGGACACTCTGGTGCGCCGGCACCGCGAGCTCGGCACGCCGGCGACCGTGCTGGTGGGCGAGCCCGACGACGCGGGCGGCGACTGGCTCGCCGCGCACTGCGCGACCCGGTCCCGCGGCGTCGTCGTCGCGGCGGTCCTGGAAGGTCCCACCGTCGACCATCGGCTCGACCGCCTGGTGGAGAGGCTGGCGGCCGCCGGACACGTCGTGAGTCGGGTGACGGCGGCCGACTGGCGGGATACGGTCCGGATCACCGACGCGGCCAGTCACTCCTGGGCGGCGCAGCTCCTGCGGGACCGGATCGTCCGCCGCTGGATGCTCGACGGCGTCCTCGTGGTCGACCCGGCCAGCACGTGGATCGACGCGACCGTCACACTCGAGGCCGGCGCGGTGATCGAGCCCCGCACCCGGCTGGCCGGGCACACCACCGTGGCGGCCGGCGCGTGGCTCGGCCCCGACGTGTCGTTGCTCGACACCACGGTCGGCGCGGCGGCCCGCGTGCGCACCGCCGTCTGCGAGGGCACCGAGATCGGCCCGGACGCCGAGGTCGGCCCCTACACCTACCTGCGGGTCGGCACCCGGCTCGGCCCGCGCACCGGGGCCGGCTGCTTCGTCGAGATGAAGGGCACCGTGGTCGGCGCGGGCACGATGGTGCCGCACTTCGCCTGCCTGATCGACGGCGACGTGGGGGAGCGCTGCAACATCGCGGCCTTCACCGGCCTCGCGAACTTCGACGGCGTGCGCAAGCAGCGGGCCGTCATCGGTGACGACGTCCTGGTGGCCTCCGGCACCGCCGTCATGGCGCCCGCGCGGCTCGGCGACGGATCCGTCACCGCGGCCGGCACGGTCGTGACCAAGGACGTGCCGCCGGGTGCGCTGGCCATCGCCCGGGTCAGTCAGGTCAATGTGGACGGTTGGGTGGAGGCCCGCATGCCGGGGACCCGCTACGCGCAGGCGGCGCGCCGGGCCCAGGGGACCAACGGGAAGAGCGTGGAATGA
- the cydB gene encoding cytochrome d ubiquinol oxidase subunit II has product MDVLWLLVLGLFLVGWFVLDGFDLGLGATLPLVGRDGYERRAVISAMGPFFLANEVWLVVTAGLLVGAFPRFESDLLRAFYPLVIALLVAWLARDAAIWFRSRLTRPGWRRTWDAVLTGASVLFAVAWGVLFGNLLQGLPAGGPWPSLLSLVDPFALIAGVTVALVLAAHGATFTAMRLTGPPAERAVAVARRLALPAAAALVLAAVAGAIQPAVRAAVTGAVPALLLVLVGAGALVAGWWLVGRGRHRPAFLATCLAAAAPPLAVGFAVADRILVGVADAASLERLNGLALPILPVLLLAQVWLWWQFRRRVTAESVVFF; this is encoded by the coding sequence GTGGACGTGTTGTGGTTGCTGGTTCTCGGTCTGTTCCTGGTCGGCTGGTTCGTGCTCGACGGCTTCGACCTCGGTCTCGGCGCGACGCTGCCCCTGGTGGGCCGCGACGGCTACGAGCGCCGGGCGGTGATCAGCGCGATGGGGCCGTTCTTCCTGGCCAACGAGGTGTGGCTGGTGGTCACCGCCGGGTTGCTGGTGGGCGCCTTCCCGCGGTTCGAGAGCGACCTGCTGCGGGCGTTCTACCCGCTCGTCATCGCCCTGCTGGTGGCCTGGTTGGCGCGCGACGCGGCGATCTGGTTCCGCAGCAGGCTGACCCGGCCCGGCTGGCGGCGCACCTGGGACGCCGTGCTCACCGGCGCCAGCGTGCTGTTCGCGGTCGCCTGGGGCGTGCTGTTCGGCAACCTGCTCCAGGGTCTGCCCGCCGGCGGTCCGTGGCCGAGCTTGTTGTCCCTTGTGGACCCGTTCGCCCTGATCGCCGGCGTGACCGTCGCGCTGGTGCTCGCGGCGCACGGCGCCACGTTCACCGCCATGCGGCTGACCGGGCCGCCGGCCGAACGCGCGGTCGCGGTCGCCCGCCGGCTGGCGCTGCCGGCCGCTGCCGCGCTCGTGCTGGCCGCGGTGGCGGGCGCCATCCAGCCAGCGGTCCGGGCCGCGGTGACGGGTGCCGTCCCGGCGCTGCTCCTGGTGCTGGTGGGCGCCGGTGCGCTGGTCGCCGGCTGGTGGCTGGTGGGCCGTGGGCGGCATCGGCCGGCGTTCCTCGCCACCTGCCTGGCGGCCGCCGCGCCGCCGCTGGCCGTCGGGTTCGCGGTCGCGGACCGCATCCTCGTGGGCGTCGCCGACGCGGCGTCCCTCGAGCGGCTCAACGGCCTGGCCCTGCCGATCCTGCCGGTCCTGCTGCTCGCGCAGGTCTGGCTCTGGTGGCAGTTCCGCCGGCGGGTCACCGCGGAGTCGGTGGTGTTCTTCTAG
- a CDS encoding cytochrome ubiquinol oxidase subunit I, giving the protein MPNDSYAWGGNRSVDTSEIARLQFALTAGFHFLFVALTLGLGPLVAILETRYAISKKPVFERLTKFWGHIYVINYAVGIFVGLVLEFQVGLNWSGLSKVMGGVFGVPLALETLIAFFLESTFLGMWIFGWGRMNRWLHVALFWLVVLTAYVSAFWILAANGFLQSPRGFELTEAGARLTSLSAIVLNSATILTFLHVLAAAMLTGGLFMAGVSAWHLFRRTTELEFFRRSMRLGVLFAVVGSLGSVGFGFGQMAYLTPNQPLKMAVANGRTEEALRYNAEMAAEHGPGNYLPPDWIATPYAVMQALGFVFVFFALICAVLLIKNLLDRWRFLLIPLMIAFPLPFVVNIFGWILREVGRQPWAVYDVLLVRDAVSPMGRGAMLASLSAFLVLFVVLVIVDWALIARVAVRGPNRSSFGRTLAEAEGEPPESWRPFALAGDERAAGPVRS; this is encoded by the coding sequence GTGCCCAACGACAGTTACGCCTGGGGAGGCAACCGTTCAGTGGACACGTCAGAAATCGCCCGGCTCCAATTCGCGTTAACGGCAGGTTTCCATTTCTTGTTCGTTGCGTTGACGCTGGGGCTGGGCCCGCTGGTGGCGATTCTGGAAACCCGGTACGCCATCTCGAAGAAACCGGTGTTCGAACGTCTCACGAAATTCTGGGGGCATATCTACGTCATCAACTACGCGGTAGGAATCTTCGTCGGCCTGGTGCTGGAGTTCCAGGTCGGCCTCAACTGGTCAGGGCTGTCCAAGGTGATGGGCGGCGTGTTCGGCGTGCCGCTGGCACTCGAGACGCTGATCGCCTTCTTCCTGGAGTCGACCTTCCTCGGCATGTGGATCTTCGGCTGGGGCCGGATGAACCGCTGGCTGCACGTCGCCCTGTTCTGGCTGGTCGTGCTGACCGCCTACGTCTCGGCATTCTGGATCCTCGCGGCCAACGGCTTCCTGCAGTCGCCGCGCGGGTTCGAGCTCACCGAGGCCGGCGCCCGGCTGACCAGCCTGTCGGCCATCGTGCTCAACAGCGCCACGATATTGACGTTCCTGCATGTGTTGGCCGCCGCGATGTTGACCGGCGGCCTGTTCATGGCCGGGGTCAGCGCGTGGCACCTGTTCCGGCGCACCACCGAGCTCGAGTTCTTCCGCCGGTCCATGCGCCTCGGCGTGCTGTTCGCGGTCGTCGGCTCGCTCGGTTCGGTGGGCTTCGGGTTCGGCCAGATGGCCTACCTGACGCCGAACCAGCCGCTCAAGATGGCCGTGGCCAACGGGCGGACCGAGGAGGCGCTGCGCTACAACGCCGAGATGGCGGCCGAGCACGGACCGGGCAACTACCTGCCACCCGACTGGATCGCCACGCCGTACGCCGTCATGCAGGCGCTCGGTTTCGTCTTCGTGTTCTTCGCGCTGATCTGTGCGGTCCTGCTGATCAAGAATCTGCTCGACCGCTGGCGATTCCTCCTGATTCCGCTGATGATCGCGTTCCCACTGCCGTTCGTGGTCAACATCTTCGGCTGGATCCTGCGTGAGGTGGGCCGACAACCGTGGGCCGTCTACGACGTCCTGCTGGTCAGGGACGCGGTCTCACCGATGGGCCGGGGCGCCATGCTGGCGTCGCTCAGCGCCTTCCTGGTGCTGTTCGTCGTGCTCGTCATCGTCGACTGGGCGCTGATCGCCCGGGTGGCGGTGCGCGGCCCGAACCGGTCGTCGTTCGGCAGGACGCTGGCCGAGGCGGAGGGCGAACCGCCCGAGTCGTGGCGACCCTTCGCCCTCGCGGGCGACGAGCGGGCCGCCGGCCCGGTGAGGAGCTGA
- a CDS encoding BTAD domain-containing putative transcriptional regulator: MRCKILGSLQLTDDKSDLTPTAPKPRQVLALLVVRHNDAVRLPELVAELWGEDPPPSALPTVQTYIYKLRKVLREDAGGVSRGMLVTRPYGYLLAIDEEKVDFRRFDRLAEAGQAAFERRDYDLAARQLNEALQLWRGPALVDVLAGDLLAPHVTRLEEARLAALELRVRADLELGRHQALVSELKALTTAHPLHEAFHGQLMLALHRCSRRSEALDSYQRLRRTLLDELGVEPSAAVRELHRALLDGSVAAVGGDVVTGGAPVVAADAGGRRSAAGEIAVPAAPAQLPPVPSHFSGRAPLVASLTASLLAPSRRTAVRLVSVTGMPGVGKTAVALRAAHEVAHRFPDGQLFVDLRGSTTAPLSAHDATAELLRSCGVGDDAMPESTDERGALFRTLSARRRMLLVLDDAVSAAQIDPLLPGSGSCAVVVTTRAHPRPGAERLTTPPFAVSEGIELLRSLLGRDRVAREEAAARRIVLSCGGLPLAVRAAGDRLADRPDESLTFLADRLTDGGTRLDELLLGEEDLPARYDGTYGQLREWERSAFRLLSLMRHTAFGATEVAGLLGCDPARARLLLDQLVEHHLLWVEWQAGAGDLRYGFHRLSWAYARQRLESTLRSGSELAAPLRVPRRHLPRLVLSRAS; the protein is encoded by the coding sequence GTGCGCTGCAAGATCTTGGGCTCCCTCCAGCTGACCGACGACAAGTCGGACCTGACCCCGACCGCGCCCAAGCCGCGCCAGGTGCTCGCCCTCCTCGTGGTGCGGCACAACGACGCGGTCCGGCTGCCGGAACTGGTCGCCGAGCTCTGGGGGGAAGACCCACCGCCGAGCGCGCTGCCGACCGTCCAGACCTACATCTACAAGCTGCGCAAGGTCCTCCGTGAGGACGCCGGCGGGGTGTCCCGCGGCATGCTGGTCACCCGCCCCTACGGCTACCTGCTCGCGATCGACGAGGAGAAGGTCGACTTCCGCCGCTTCGACCGGCTGGCCGAGGCCGGCCAGGCGGCGTTCGAGCGGCGTGACTACGACCTGGCGGCGCGGCAGCTCAACGAGGCGCTCCAGCTCTGGCGCGGCCCCGCGCTGGTCGACGTGCTCGCCGGTGACCTGCTGGCGCCCCACGTCACCCGGCTCGAGGAGGCCCGGCTGGCCGCGCTCGAGCTGCGGGTCCGCGCCGACCTCGAGCTCGGGCGCCACCAGGCGCTGGTCAGCGAGCTCAAGGCGCTGACCACCGCGCACCCGCTGCACGAGGCGTTCCACGGCCAGCTGATGCTCGCGCTGCACCGGTGCAGCCGGCGGTCCGAGGCGCTCGACAGCTACCAGCGGTTGCGCCGCACGCTGCTCGACGAGCTCGGGGTCGAGCCGTCGGCGGCCGTCCGTGAGCTGCACCGGGCGCTGCTCGACGGCTCGGTGGCGGCGGTCGGCGGCGACGTGGTGACCGGCGGTGCGCCGGTGGTGGCCGCCGACGCCGGCGGCCGGCGGTCGGCCGCCGGTGAGATCGCCGTTCCCGCGGCCCCCGCCCAGTTGCCGCCGGTGCCCAGCCACTTCAGCGGTCGGGCCCCGCTGGTCGCGAGCCTCACCGCCTCGCTGCTGGCGCCGTCCCGGCGCACCGCGGTGCGGCTGGTCTCGGTCACCGGGATGCCCGGCGTGGGCAAGACGGCGGTCGCCCTGCGCGCCGCCCACGAGGTCGCGCACCGCTTTCCCGACGGGCAGCTCTTCGTCGACCTGCGGGGCAGCACGACCGCGCCGCTGTCCGCCCACGACGCGACCGCCGAGCTGCTGCGCTCGTGCGGCGTCGGCGACGACGCGATGCCGGAGTCGACCGACGAGCGCGGCGCCCTGTTCCGCACGCTCAGCGCCCGCCGCCGGATGCTGCTGGTCCTCGACGACGCGGTGTCCGCGGCGCAGATCGACCCGCTGCTGCCCGGCTCCGGCTCCTGCGCCGTCGTGGTGACGACCCGGGCGCACCCGCGGCCGGGCGCCGAGCGGCTGACCACGCCGCCGTTCGCCGTGTCGGAGGGCATCGAGCTGCTGCGGTCGCTGCTCGGCCGCGACCGGGTCGCGCGCGAGGAGGCGGCGGCCCGGCGCATCGTGCTCAGCTGCGGCGGGCTGCCGTTGGCGGTGCGGGCGGCCGGCGACCGGTTGGCCGACCGGCCCGACGAGTCGCTGACCTTCCTCGCCGACCGGCTGACCGACGGCGGCACCCGCCTCGACGAGCTCCTGCTCGGCGAGGAGGATCTGCCGGCCCGCTACGACGGCACCTACGGCCAGCTGCGCGAGTGGGAGCGCAGCGCGTTCCGGCTGCTGAGCCTCATGCGGCACACCGCGTTCGGCGCGACCGAGGTGGCCGGGCTGCTCGGCTGCGACCCGGCCCGGGCCCGCCTGCTGCTCGACCAGTTGGTCGAGCACCACCTGCTCTGGGTGGAGTGGCAGGCCGGCGCGGGCGACCTGCGCTACGGCTTCCACCGGCTGTCGTGGGCCTACGCCCGGCAGCGGCTCGAGTCGACGCTGCGCTCCGGCAGCGAGCTGGCCGCGCCGCTGCGGGTGCCGCGCCGCCACCTGCCGAGGTTGGTCCTTTCCCGAGCGTCCTGA
- a CDS encoding antibiotic biosynthesis monooxygenase, with the protein MIGSPVRVLLFATAPSDDPDAVERAYHQISRDLAGTPGLRGNELLRSVADPSDFAVLSEWTDLDAFRSWEEGAAHKGTTAPLRPYQRPRAQPFGVFQVTATYWDLRTHQ; encoded by the coding sequence GTGATCGGCTCGCCGGTGCGAGTGCTGCTGTTCGCCACCGCACCGAGCGACGATCCGGACGCCGTCGAGCGGGCCTACCACCAGATCAGCCGGGACCTGGCCGGCACACCGGGGCTGCGCGGCAACGAGTTGCTGCGTTCGGTGGCCGATCCGAGCGATTTCGCCGTGCTGAGTGAATGGACCGATCTCGATGCTTTCCGGTCCTGGGAGGAGGGTGCGGCGCACAAGGGCACGACCGCGCCGTTGCGGCCGTACCAGCGGCCCCGGGCGCAGCCGTTCGGTGTGTTCCAGGTAACAGCCACATATTGGGATCTGCGTACCCACCAGTAG
- a CDS encoding antibiotic biosynthesis monooxygenase family protein — MAGDGHFRVLLRMNIHPGMEREFEETWHRVGAVITGHPANLGQWLSRSQDEEGVYYVMSDWVDEARFREFEHSDEHLQHRTRLHPYRSSGSMVTMRVRYAMVGAGADR; from the coding sequence ATGGCCGGCGACGGGCACTTCCGGGTGCTGCTGCGGATGAACATCCACCCCGGCATGGAGCGCGAGTTCGAGGAGACCTGGCACCGGGTCGGCGCCGTGATCACCGGTCATCCGGCCAACCTCGGCCAGTGGCTGTCGCGCAGCCAGGACGAGGAGGGCGTCTACTACGTGATGAGCGACTGGGTCGACGAGGCCCGGTTCCGCGAGTTCGAGCACAGCGACGAGCACCTCCAGCACCGGACCAGGCTGCACCCGTACCGGTCGAGCGGTTCGATGGTGACCATGCGGGTCCGGTACGCGATGGTGGGTGCCGGGGCGGACCGGTGA